In one Echinicola marina genomic region, the following are encoded:
- the tamL gene encoding translocation and assembly module lipoprotein TamL: protein MMKNIFVILIFLFFLSSCGVGKFIPEGEQLYTGATLEVRSDDKTVSKKALKKIQTRMEELLQPEENGQFLGMRMGLWAYYKGSKEKPGFINRFLKKKIGEEPVYFSSVNPNKTENLLLNRLENNGFFYAQASSQRTGKGKYLGMHYEVAVTKPYVMEKLELLGDSLGIHNEISEILKETTLTKGSRFELEAFKKERNRINEALRLRGYYNFNADFLIFEADTNNYEERKYDLFMRLKMDVPERSIVPYKVDQIKVYPNYSIEEETKNQDTTNLEGIDYIQDELTFKPELLEKYILIKESQKYNANLSRLTTNRLSSIGNYRYVNLRYTEKDSASAKVEERRLDADIYLSPLKKRSIRAELQGLSKSNNFIGPAVEITFRNRNLFFGGETFNISGNFGYEVQIAGGDRTGLSTYDIGLNTEMIFPRVLFPKLIEDRFVYSVPKTKVSLGGESLNRIGLYRLNSASTSYGLYWNSSRYVYHEITPVSLSIVNLSDTSPEFEEILNANPFLRRSFEQQFIPGLIYNFNYSQLGDEFRQSQFYVGTQLDMAGNLIGLIDGKNSQEDPGKVFGMEYAQYVRGDVDLRYHLEIGKDQVLAARLFGGVGLPYGNSVSLPYVKQYFAGGPNSVRAFRIRSLGPGTYKPDSVNNQSYFEQTGDIRIEGNIEYRFPIVSFLKGALFMDAGNVWLMNENEALPGGKFSDSWLRELGIGAGLGLRIDIDFFVIRFDLASPIRKPYEKEGDRWQFEFKPFERDWRRENLILNFAIGYPF from the coding sequence ATGATGAAAAATATTTTTGTAATTCTGATCTTCTTATTTTTCCTGTCTTCATGTGGGGTAGGAAAGTTTATTCCTGAAGGTGAGCAATTGTATACAGGAGCAACACTAGAAGTAAGATCAGATGATAAAACGGTTTCTAAAAAGGCATTGAAGAAGATTCAAACTAGAATGGAGGAGCTGTTACAACCTGAAGAAAATGGTCAATTTTTAGGAATGCGAATGGGCTTGTGGGCATATTATAAAGGAAGCAAGGAGAAACCTGGTTTTATTAATAGGTTTTTGAAAAAGAAAATTGGTGAGGAGCCTGTCTATTTCAGTTCAGTTAACCCTAATAAGACGGAGAACCTATTGCTCAACAGGCTGGAGAACAATGGTTTTTTTTATGCCCAAGCCAGTTCTCAAAGGACTGGGAAAGGGAAATATTTAGGCATGCATTACGAAGTAGCGGTAACCAAGCCCTACGTGATGGAAAAACTGGAGCTTTTGGGAGATTCACTCGGAATCCATAATGAAATATCGGAGATTTTAAAGGAAACGACATTGACCAAGGGGTCAAGATTTGAGCTTGAAGCCTTCAAAAAGGAACGCAATAGAATAAATGAAGCATTAAGACTCAGAGGATATTATAATTTTAATGCCGATTTTTTAATTTTTGAAGCGGATACCAATAATTACGAAGAGAGAAAATATGATCTTTTTATGCGGTTGAAAATGGATGTTCCAGAAAGGTCCATTGTTCCTTATAAAGTGGATCAGATTAAGGTCTATCCCAATTATTCCATAGAAGAAGAAACTAAAAATCAAGACACGACCAATCTCGAAGGTATAGATTATATTCAAGATGAATTGACGTTCAAACCGGAATTATTAGAAAAATATATATTGATCAAAGAGTCCCAGAAATATAACGCTAATCTTTCCAGGCTTACGACCAATAGGTTGTCTTCTATAGGCAACTATAGGTATGTCAACTTACGATATACAGAGAAGGACTCTGCTTCGGCAAAAGTGGAAGAAAGAAGGCTGGATGCGGATATTTATTTGTCACCGTTGAAGAAACGGTCGATCAGGGCAGAGCTGCAAGGCTTATCAAAAAGTAATAACTTCATTGGGCCTGCGGTAGAAATAACCTTTAGAAATCGAAATTTATTTTTCGGTGGAGAGACCTTTAATATCTCAGGGAATTTTGGGTATGAAGTGCAAATAGCCGGAGGCGACCGGACAGGATTGAGCACCTATGATATTGGCTTGAATACAGAAATGATTTTTCCAAGGGTTCTTTTTCCTAAATTAATAGAAGATAGATTTGTCTATTCTGTGCCCAAAACTAAAGTGAGTCTGGGAGGGGAATCTCTCAATCGCATAGGACTTTATAGATTAAATTCTGCTTCTACTAGTTATGGGCTTTATTGGAACTCCAGCCGGTACGTGTACCATGAGATTACTCCTGTTAGTTTGAGTATTGTAAACCTATCAGATACTTCACCTGAATTTGAAGAGATTTTGAATGCTAATCCCTTTTTAAGAAGAAGTTTTGAGCAGCAGTTTATTCCAGGATTGATTTATAATTTCAATTATAGTCAGCTGGGCGATGAATTTAGACAAAGTCAATTTTATGTAGGTACACAGTTGGACATGGCGGGTAATCTGATTGGCCTAATTGATGGTAAAAACTCTCAGGAGGATCCCGGCAAGGTTTTCGGAATGGAGTATGCCCAGTATGTGAGAGGAGATGTTGACTTAAGGTATCATCTAGAGATAGGAAAAGACCAAGTGCTGGCCGCAAGGTTGTTTGGAGGGGTGGGACTTCCTTACGGTAATTCGGTGTCCTTGCCCTATGTTAAGCAGTATTTTGCAGGTGGACCAAATAGTGTAAGGGCTTTTAGAATTAGGTCGCTGGGGCCGGGGACATATAAGCCCGATTCGGTAAACAATCAATCCTATTTTGAGCAGACAGGGGATATCAGAATTGAGGGGAATATTGAATATAGGTTTCCTATAGTTTCTTTCTTGAAAGGAGCGCTTTTTATGGATGCGGGGAATGTTTGGCTGATGAATGAAAATGAAGCTTTACCTGGTGGGAAATTTAGCGATTCATGGTTAAGGGAATTGGGCATTGGGGCAGGTTTAGGCTTGAGGATAGATATTGACTTTTTTGTCATTCGTTTTGATTTG